The DNA window AGGATGCGACCGATTTCAGAATAGAGCACGCGGATGATCTGCGCCCGGCGCGGCACGACGATGCCGGCGAGTCGCTCCACCGCCATGCAGTAGGCATGCTCCTGGTTCATCGGCGCCACGTAGTCGAGGCGATCGAAATACGGCAGCGCCTGCAAATAAGTGCGCGCTTCGATCAGCTTCTCTGTGCCGCGATGCAAGAGGCCGATATGTGGGTCGACACGCTCGACCACCTCGCCGTCCAACTCAAGGACGAGGCGCAGCACGCCGTGCGCTGACGGATGCTCCGGCCCGAAGTTGATGTTGAAGTTTCTGACCTGGGCTTCAGCCATCGATCACGCGCCTCAGTTCGTCTTGACCTTCTCATCGCCCGGCAGCACGTAAGTCGTGCCTTCCCAGGGCGACAGGAAGTCGAAATTGCGGAATTCCTGATTGAGCCGAACCGGCTCGTAGACAACACGCTTCTGGGCATCGTCGTAGCGTACCTCGACGTAGCCGGTCATCGGGAAGTCCTTGCGGAGCGGATGGCCATCAAAGCCGTAGTCGGTGAGCAGGCGCCGGAGTTCGGGATGGTCGGTGAACAGGATACCGAACAGATCGTAGGCCTCCCGTTCGAACCATTGCGCGCCAGGAAACACGCCGGAGATTGACGGCACCGGGGTGTCCTCATCGGTCGTTACCTTGAGGCGAAGGCGGGCGTTCCGGGTCGGTGACAGCAGATGATAAACGACGTCAAAGCGCTCGGGCCGTTCCGGATGGTCCACGCCGCAGACATCGATGATGTTGATGAAGCCGAGACCCGGTGCATCGCGCAATCGCGTTACGACGTCGACGATCCGCTCACGCACAACAACGGCGGTCACCTCACCATAGGCGACGGTGACTGAGAGCGCGTCGACACCAAGGGCGCCGCCGACGGCCAGAGCCAATTCGCCAGTTAGATCGTTCGGGGCTTCGCTCATGTTTCACCCAGCCTCGTTGTCGCTCAGCGCTCGATGGTACCGGTGCGCCGAATCTTCTTCTGAAGCAGCAGCACACCATAGAGTAGCGCTTCGGCGGTCGGCGGACAGCCTGGCACATAGATATCGACCGGCACCACGCGATCACAGCCGCGCACCACGGCATATGAATAGTGGTAATAGCCACCGCCGTTGGCACAGGAGCCCATGGAGATGACGTAGCGCGGCTCCGGCATCTGGTCGTAGACCTTGCGGAGCGCCGGAGCCATCTTGTTGGTCAGCGTGCCGGCAACGATCATCACATCGGACTGTCGCGGCGAGGCGCGCGGCGCGAAGCCGAAGCGCTCCATGTCGTAGCGGGGCATCGACGCCTGCATCATCTCGACGGCGCAGCAGGCGAGACCGAACTGCATCCACATCAACGAGCCGGTGCGCGCCCAGTGGATCAAATGCTCGGTCGAGGTCACGAGCCAGCCCTTATCGGCCAGTTCGTCATTGATACCGGTGAAGAAGCCGTCGTCGGCGCCAATCGGCTTACCGGTCCGGGGATCGATGATGCCCTTGGGGGCGGGCGACACCAGCGTCTCTCTCGGGCTCAATCCCATTCCAGCGCCCCCTTCTTCCACTCATAGGCGAAACCAATGGTCAGAACGCCGAGGAAAACCATCATCGACCAGAAGCCGAACAATCCAACCTGCTTGAAAGCCACGGCCCAAGGGAACAGGAAGGCGACCTCCAGGTCGAAGATCACGAACAGGATCGACACCAGATAGAAGCGCACATCGAATTTCATGCGCGCATCATCGAAGGCGTTAAAGCCACATTCGTAGGCCGACAACTTTTCCGGATCGGGATTCTTGAAAGCCAAAATGAAGGGCGCCACCAGAAGCGCTAGGCCGATGGCCAACGCTACGCCGAGGAAAATGATCACCGGCAGGTAGTCCCGAAGGAGTTCATCCATTGTGACCTCGTTGGTTCGGACGCAACCCATTTGCGCAACGCAACAATTTCGTGAGGAGTCGCGTGGGGTCGCCGAATTGCTTGTGGCACGGTTAGCGGATAGACCTTCACTTCGCAAGGGTGTCGAAGGTCCCTTTCTAAGGTTTATTACGCTCAGGGGTATCCCAGAGACAATCCCGGATTCTTGACTAGAAAACGAATGTTTTCACAAGGATGTTACCCTGCTCGTTCCCATGAACGGGCGCGGCGGGAAAAAGCGTGGAAAAACAGATGGACGACACCGACAAACCAATCACTCTCGAGCGTATTCTCACCGCACGGGAGGCGATTTCGGGTCAGGTGATGCATACCCCTTTCCTGCCCGCGCCGCGCCTTGGCCGGCTGACTGGGGCAGACGTATTCGTCAAATACGAGAACCTGCAGGTGACCTCGGCCTTCAAGGAACGGGGCGCCCTGAATCGTCTCCTGACGCTCTCGGCCAGTGAGCGACGACGTGGCGTGATTGCCATGTCGGCTGGCAACCATGCTCAGGCCGTTGCCTATCACGCCGTGCGGCTCGGCATCGCGTCGACCATCGTCATGCCGGTCACGACTCCGCATGTGAAAGTATCTGCGACGGCCGGCTACGGTGCTCGCGTGGTCTTGGAGGGCGAGACGGTGGCCGAGGCGGCGCTGGCGGCCGAGCGGATCGGCGCCGAGGAAAATCTCGTCTTCATTCATCCCTATGACGACAGCGACGTGATTGCCGGCCAAGGCACGCTGGCGGTGGAAATGCTGGAGGAGCGGCCCGACCTCGACGTGATCGCCGTACCGGTGGGTGGCGGCGGCCTCATTGCCGGTATGGCGACGGCGGCCAAGGCTTTGAAGCCGAACATCCGGGTGATCGGCGTTGAGACGCGCATGTATCCCTCGATGTGGGCCGCGGTGAAAGGCATCGACGCCATGGCCGGCGGCGCCACGCTGGCCGAGGGCATTGCCGTCAAGGTGGCCGGACGAAGAACGCTGCCGGTGGTCCGCGACCTCGTCGACACCATCGTGCTCGTCGATGAGAGCCATCTCGAACGCGCGGTCAACGCCTACCTCACCTTGCAGAAAACAATGGCCGAGGGGGCTGGTGCCGCCGGTCTCGCAGCGATGTTCGCCGAACCCGACCTGTTCCGCAGCAAGAAGGTCGGCCTCGTATTATCGGGCGGCAACATAGATCCGCGCATTCTAGCCTCGATCATGATGCGCGAACTCGCCCGGGAGGAGAAGATCGTCGCCATCCGCCTCGCCATTCCGGACCGACCGGGCACGCTCGGCGCCATCACAACGTTGATCGGCGATGCAGGCGGCAATATCCTTGAGGTGTCGCATCGCCGCACCGTGCTGGAGATCCCGGCCAAGGGAGCATCGCTCGACATCACGCTCGAGGCGCGTGATGGCCACCACGCCGAGGAAATCATCGCGGCGCTCAGGGCAAAAGGCTATGGCGTCGAGCGAAAATCGGCGGAGTAGGCGGCACCCGGAGCCTGAGGCGCATTGAAGTCACAAGCCGCATTCCCATATTCGGCTCATCGTTCCCAGGGAGACTTCCATGTCCAATCGGACCTATGACGCTGCCGACTATATCATCGACGAAGGTCGACCCGGCCCCAGCGCCGTCAGCGGAATCCGTACGCGCCGTGTCCTGGCTTTCCTGATCGATGCCGTTATCATCGCGATGCTTACCTTCGCGGTCGGCGTAGTGGTGTTCTTCCTCGGCATCGTGACGCTCGGCCTCGGCTGGATGCTCTACCCGATCCTCTGGCCAGCCGTGGCGCTCGTTTATTGCGCCTTCTCGCTGGGCGGCCCCAATTCCGCAACGGTGGGCATGCGCACCCAGGGCATCGAGGCCCGCTTCATGGACGGCAGTCGCCTCAATCCCGGCATCGCCGCGATCCACGCCGTGCTGTTCTACTTCTCGATATCGGTCCTGACGCCGCTGGTGCTGCTGGTATCGCTGTTCACCGAGAACAAGCGGCTGCTGCACGACATCGTACTCGGCGTCGTCTTCGTCAATCGGTACTGATTCCGCTTTTGGCCTCAAATACCGGCGGCGACATCGCCGCCTTGGCTATTGCGCTTCTCACGCGGGCGATGCTTGGCATCGATGGTCGTTGCGCGGCCTCGGTATGCCCGGATCCATTCCTTCCGTTGATGTTGGTATCTCGCCAGAGCCGGCGAAAGATGCCAAGATCGACAGAACAGACCGACGCACGAACCCATGACGCAACATCCGACCGACGCGCCTCAATTCTTTCTGACCGCGCCGTCCGCCTGTCCCTATCTGCCGGGCAAGACGGAGCGGAAGGTGTTTACCCATATGGTGGGCGAACGCGCCGCGGCGATGAACTCCATCCTGAGCCATGGCGGCTTCCGACGCAGCCAGAACATCGCCTATCGCCCGGCTTGTGAGGATTGCCACTCCTGCGTGTCGGTGCGTGTGCGCGTCGACGACTTCCGTCCTGACAAGAGCCAGCGCCGCAATTATGCGCGCAACAACCACCTGATCGGCGCCGAGCTACCGCCGGCTGCGACGGGCGAACAGTATTCGCTCTTTCGTTCCTATCTCGACGCCCGCCATGCCGACGGCGGCATGGTGGATATGACGGTGGGCGACTACGCCGCGATGGTCGAGGAAACGCACGTGTCGACCATGATGATCGAATACCGGCGGCGCGGCATCAATACCTTCCTGAACGGCATGGGGGACGGGCCGCTGATCGGCGCGGCCCTGACCGATGTGCTGATCGATGGCCTGTCCATGGTCTACTCGTTCTACGAGCCGGACCTACAAAGCGACGGGCTCGGCACGTTCATGATTCTCGATCATATCGAGCGGACGCGGCGGCGTGGGTTGCCCTATCTCTACCTTGGCTATTGGGTACAGGGCTCGCGCAAAATGGACTACAAGCGCCGCTACAAACCCTTGGAATATCTGACACCCACAGGCTGGGCGATACTGCCCGACGAGCCGGCCGGGATCGATTTTGCGTAAAGGATGGTGCCCACCGCCAACCTGAAATCCGATCGAACTGGCGCGGCATTTCATCTTATTGTTGTTCCCGCATCCGCTTTTACCGAAAGGGCTGCCCTTTTCGGATGGGTGCTTGAGTTTTTCCGGCCCCGCGTTCGGCCGGCGGCATCCACGGAGGCGTCCTAATGACCGACAGCATTCTTGATACGATCGGCAACACTCCGCTGATCCGTCTTCGCCACGCTTCCGAGGCAACAGGTTGCGAGATTCTCGGCAAGGCGGAGTTCATGAATCCGGGGCAATCGGTCAAAGACCGGGCCGCTCTCTACATTATCCGTGATGCTCTGGCGACCGGGCGCCTTCAGCCTGGCGGCACCATCGTCGAAGGCACCGCCGGCAATACCGGAATCGGTCTGGCGCTGGTTGGCAGCGCTCTCGGCCTCAAGACGGTGATCGTCATTCCGGAGACGCAGTCGCAGGAAAAGAAGGACTACCTTCGCATGGTGGGCGCCGAACTGGTGGAAGTACCGGCCGTTCCCTACCGAAATCCCGACAACTACGTGAAGCTATCCGGTCGACTCGCCGACCAGCTGGCAAAGACCGAACCGCGAGGTGCCATCTGGGCTAACCAATTTGATAACATCGCCAACCGGCAAGCGCATATCGACACCACCGCGCGCGAAATCTTCGAGCAGACGAACGGTAGGGTCGATGGCTTCATCTGCGCCGTCGGATCCGGCGGCACGCTGGCCGGTGTCGGTATCGGTCTCAAGGAGCGGAAGCCGAGCGTAAAGATCGGCCTGGCCGACCCATATGGCGCAGCGCTCCATTCCTGGTATACAACCGGCGAACTCAAGGCCGAAGGGTCATCAATCACCGAGGGTATTGGACAAGGTCGTATCACAGCCAATCTCGAAGGCGCGCCGGTGGATTTCTCCTGCCGCATCTCCGATGAGGAGGCGCTCGCGATACTGTTCGATCTCGTCGAACACGAGGGTCTCTTCCTCGGCGGTTCCTCAGGCATCAATGTCGCCGGCGCCATCGCCCTTGCCCGCGAAATTGGCCCAGGACACACCATCGTCACCGTGCTTTGCGACGGTGGCGCACGTTACGCGTCGAAGCTCTACAACCCGGCCTTCCTAAGGAGCAAGAACTTGCCGGTGCCGAACTGGCTCAATGCTCCCAGGAAATTCAGGCCGCCGTTCGAGGCGGCGTGACGGAGGAAAAGCGATGACCGAGGCATTGTACCTCGATAACCCCTATCTGGAACTTGTCGAGGCAACGGTGACCGCTGTCGGCACAGATGGGGGGCTTTATGTCGACCGGTCGATCTTCTATCCACAAGGCGGCGGTCAACCCGGCGACTGTGGATCGATCGAGTGGGGAACAGGGCTAAGAACGAACATTAAAAATACCGTCTATAGCCCTGATAGATCGTCAATCATTCTCATCCCCAGAGGTGATCAAGATTTGCCGCAGCTTGGCCAGACGATCATCCAGCATATCGATTGGGCCCGCCGTCATGCCCTGATGCGAATGCATACGGCTATGCATCTCCTGTCCGTGGTGCTGCCTTATCCGGTCACCGGCGGGCAAGTCGGGATTGAGGAAGGTCGGCTCGACTTCGACCTTCCGGAAGGTGAAACAGTGGAAAGGGTGTCTGCCAACGACGCCATCAACGCGCTGATCCGCGCTGACCACGCCGTCACCACCGAGTGGATCAGCGATGATGAACTTGTCGCCAATCCGACTCTCGTCAAAACGATGAAGGTGAAGCCGCCGACTGGCGCCGGCCGGGTGCGCCTCGTTCGCATCGGCGCCGATATCGATCTTCAGCCCTGCGGCGGCACGCACGTGAAATCCACGGGCGAGATCGGTGAGGTGCATATCGCCAAGATCGAGAACAAGGGCCGGATCAACCGCCGTGTCCGCCTGCGTTTCGGACCATCCGCCGAGAGCGCCTAGAGCAACATGCGTTCTGACGAGCGCAAATCGTTGCTCTAGGTCTTTGTTGTCGCATTGATTTTGCGAAAAACCGGTTTCCACTTTTCTCCACAATGCGCTAGTTCGCCACCATCAACGAGGAGCCGAGTCATGCCCGTTCATCCGGACCCGCATTTTGTTACTGCCGACTGGCTCTCACGCCACCTCGACGACCCCAGTGTGGCCGTTGTTGACGGCTCTTGGCATATGCCTGCAACCGCGCGAAATGGCTGGACCGAATATCTGGCCGGACATATTCCGCGCGCCGTCTTCTTCGATGTCGATGCCATCGCAGATACAACATCTCCCCTGCCGCATATGCTGCCATCGCCGGAAGCCTTCGCAACTGCCATGGGTGCCCTTGGCATCAGCCATGGACAGACGATCGTCATATACGACAGCTACGGCCTGCGTTCGGCCGCACGCGTTTGGTGGACATTCCGAGCGATGGGCGCAGAGGATGTTGTCATTCTGGATGGCGGGCTCCCGGCCTGGATCGCCGAGCATCTTCCGCTCGAGGAGGGTAAGCCCTCCAGAATCGAACAAAAGACGTTCAGCCCGTCCTTCAAGCCGGCCTTGGTGCGGAATTTCGATGAGGTCAAGGCAGCGCTCGGGAGCGAGATCAAGATCCTGGATGCGCGCTCAACCGGCCGCTTCCTGGGTCAGGAGGCGGAACCGCGCGCCGGCCTTCGTTCAGGGCACATGCCCGGCGCCATCAACATCCCCTTTGGCGATGTCATCGATGGCGAACGCATGAAATCATCATCGGATCTTCGGGCGCTGTTCGCTTCACGCGGTGTCGATACCAGCAAGCCCATCATTACCAGTTGCGGCTCGGGGGTCACAGCTGCCGTTCTAGCCCTCGCCCTTGACGTGATCGGGGCGCGCGCTGTTGCCGTCTACGACGGTTCCTGGACCGAATGGGGCGGACGCTCCGACGCGCCGGTGGTCACCGACTGACGGGGATTGCTCTTTGATAGGGTGCGAATGAGGCCTTCGGCAGCGTCGGCCGACTCCGCGGTGACGAGGCCGAAAGAGATCACGAACTTGGCAGCGTCCTCGACCGTCATGTCGAGAAGGATAATATCCTCCCGCCTGATGAATACGAGATAGCCACCGGTCGGGTTGGGCGTGGTCGGCACGTAGACGGTGAGCATGTCTTCACCGCCGTTCAGTCGTTCCGCCACCTCTCCACGCGTTGTGCCGGCGACAAAACCGATGGTCCAAATGCCCGTGTGAGGAAAGCGGACCAATGCGGCCTGCTTGAAGGCATCGCCTTTATCGGCAAGCACCGACGAGAAGATCTGCTTCAATCCTTTATAGAGATTGCGCACGACCGGCATGCGATCGACCAGCTCTTCCGAAAACGAAAAGATCGAAGCACCGACGATATTCGCGGTCAAAAAGCCGATCAGCGTGATGAGGAAAACGGCGACAACCAAACCGTAGCCGGGGACGCGAAAAGGCAAATAGGTGTCGGGATTATAGGCGAGCGGCAAATAGGGCTTCACCCAGCTGTCTATCCACGACACCATCGACCATGTGAGATAAATGGTAATTCCGGCCGGGCCGGCTACCAGCAAACCGGTCAGGAAATAGTTCCTAAGTCTCGTCACGCCCCCAGTCCTTCCGTCATCCGTTCACCGCCCCATATTGCCCGCGCATGAGGAACAAGTGAAGTTTTCCGTTCGATCGGGCTTTCTTTACAGGCCACTGATGGCGCAACCGTGAAACACTCGTGGGTAAGCAGGCCGGCAAGGGCCGGCGACGACTCATTACCCTTGAGTGAATCGGCTTCCTCATCCTTTATGGAAGAGACTGGCCGAAATGCGGCCTTTCGGCGTTGGGGTGTTCTCGTGAACGGCGAGCGTGACGACAGATACGGCGGCGGAGGCGGGGTACTCGGTTCCGGCTCTATTGCGCTGTCCGTCTGGCTTGCGATTGCCACATTGGCGCTGCTATTCGCCGTCGTTGCCCTGGTGTATGGCGATCCGGGGCATGAGACCGCCGTTCAACCGCCGCATCCGGTCGCCTACGGTGGCGGGGCGACACTGCTTCGGGGAACGCCAACGCCCGACGCGACGTCTGTCGCGACAACATCGAGCGGCCGCAGCGACATGGTAGGGGCTCCGGCCCATGACGCCGATCTGGCTAGCGAATTGGCAAAAGTTCGAATCGAGAATGCGGCACTCCGCCAAGCGACCGAACTGTTGCGCGGACAGATCGATTCCTTGTCGGAACGGCTTGGTAAGGTCGAGAGCCATTTCTCGGAAATGACTGGCAGCATCGGCACGCCGTCAGTGCTCGCTTCCCAGGCTAATACGGCACTGTCCTCGGCCACCCCAAACTTTGACGATCTCGTGCCGCCGGATACCAGCTCCCAAAGCGACGCGGCCTACACTCAGTTCGGCATGGAACTCGGTACCTATGGCGACCTCACCACGCTCAAAAAGGCGTGGTTGGATCTTGTCAGGCAATATCCAGCGCTATTCGAAGGGCTTGATGGACTTGCAACCATCCGAGATCGCAGCGGTCGCACCGAATTGCTGCTCATCGCAGGGCCGTTCCGCAACGCTGCCGAAGCAGCTGAAAGGTGCGGAAAAGCAGAAGCGTCTGGCCTAAAGTGCCTGCCAGCCTTTTACCTAGGCCAGCAGTTGTCGATGCACTGAAGCCGATGTGTTTCAGGGCGTCTTAGCCGGACAAGCCGTGGCCGGATCAACTGAATAAGCATCGCAAGCCGGCGTCGTGACAGGCTTGAAGGCCGCTTCCGTTTCCTGGACAAGCGCCTGAGCCTCCGAGGTCTGCTGCTGGCGCGCGGCAGATAGAGCCATCACCGTCGACGTGTCATCGGACGGCATTCGGTATCCCCGGCTCTGTGCGCTTAACGCGGCGGCAAGCGCCGCCTGTTGATTGGCATCGCGAACAATCGGCTTCTCCGCCTTGGGCTCGCTCGCCATAGACAGAAAATCAGATGGTCCGCCGGCGCAGCCCCCAAGAGAGAGGGTCGCGAAAATAGCAGTCATAGCTGCCAAAGATTTGGAGGAGCGGGACGTCAGAAAACGCATGAAGCCTCGGTATCTCGTTACAACACAAATCATACACTAGCATCGGAGTCTTTGCGATTTGGTTTTCATCGCTCCGCAAAAGGTGATCGCCGCGTGAAGTTCCACGTTATCATCCAAACCACGGCATTCCGGCGAATTCATGCCCGCCATCTTGACTGCGAAGGAAAAGCTCTTCATGCATCTCGGCCTCAAAAGCTCAGGATTTCGGCGTAAATGACAATCGATGCCCGTTCCGACACTGCCCCGAAGATCTCCTTCGTCAGCCTCGGCTGTCCAAAGGCACTCGTCGACAGCGAGCGCATCGTCACGCACCTAAGGTCGGAAGGCTATGAGATCGCCCGCCGTCACGACGGCGCCGACGTGGTCATCGTCAACACCTGCGGTTTCCTCGACAGCGCCAAGGCCGAAAGCCTCGACGCCATCGGCAAAGCGATGTCCGAAAACGGCAAGGTCATCGTCACAGGCTGCATGGGCGCCGAACCCGAGCAGATCCGCGAAGCCTTTCCCGGTGTGCTGGCAATCACCGGCCCGCAGGCCTACGAAAGCGTTATGAGCGCCGTGCACGAGGCTATCCCGCCGGCGCACGATCCCTTTCTCGACCTGGTGCCGCCGCAGGGCGTTAAGCTGACGCCGCGCCATTATGCCTACCTCAAGATTTCCGAGGGCTGCCACAACCGCTGCAGTTTTTGCATCATCCCCAAGCTTCGGGGCGACCTCGTATCTCGGCCGGTGGTCGACGTGCTGCGCGAGGCGGAAAAGCTGGCCAACGCCGGCGTCAAGGAACTGCTGGTCATCTCGCAAGACACGTCGGCCTACGGCGTCGACATCAAGTACCAGACCGGCGTATGGAAGGATCGGGAGATCCGGGCGCGCTTCTACGACCTCACCAGTGCCTTGTCCGAATTTGGCATCTGGGTGCGTCTCCACTACGTCTACCCTTACCCGCACGTCGATGAGGTCATCTCCTTGATGGCCGAGGGCAAGGTACTGCCCTATCTGGACATTCCC is part of the Pleomorphomonas sp. PLEO genome and encodes:
- a CDS encoding RDD family protein; translated protein: MSNRTYDAADYIIDEGRPGPSAVSGIRTRRVLAFLIDAVIIAMLTFAVGVVVFFLGIVTLGLGWMLYPILWPAVALVYCAFSLGGPNSATVGMRTQGIEARFMDGSRLNPGIAAIHAVLFYFSISVLTPLVLLVSLFTENKRLLHDIVLGVVFVNRY
- a CDS encoding NADH-quinone oxidoreductase subunit B family protein, giving the protein MGLSPRETLVSPAPKGIIDPRTGKPIGADDGFFTGINDELADKGWLVTSTEHLIHWARTGSLMWMQFGLACCAVEMMQASMPRYDMERFGFAPRASPRQSDVMIVAGTLTNKMAPALRKVYDQMPEPRYVISMGSCANGGGYYHYSYAVVRGCDRVVPVDIYVPGCPPTAEALLYGVLLLQKKIRRTGTIER
- a CDS encoding arginyltransferase gives rise to the protein MTQHPTDAPQFFLTAPSACPYLPGKTERKVFTHMVGERAAAMNSILSHGGFRRSQNIAYRPACEDCHSCVSVRVRVDDFRPDKSQRRNYARNNHLIGAELPPAATGEQYSLFRSYLDARHADGGMVDMTVGDYAAMVEETHVSTMMIEYRRRGINTFLNGMGDGPLIGAALTDVLIDGLSMVYSFYEPDLQSDGLGTFMILDHIERTRRRGLPYLYLGYWVQGSRKMDYKRRYKPLEYLTPTGWAILPDEPAGIDFA
- a CDS encoding threonine ammonia-lyase, with protein sequence MDDTDKPITLERILTAREAISGQVMHTPFLPAPRLGRLTGADVFVKYENLQVTSAFKERGALNRLLTLSASERRRGVIAMSAGNHAQAVAYHAVRLGIASTIVMPVTTPHVKVSATAGYGARVVLEGETVAEAALAAERIGAEENLVFIHPYDDSDVIAGQGTLAVEMLEERPDLDVIAVPVGGGGLIAGMATAAKALKPNIRVIGVETRMYPSMWAAVKGIDAMAGGATLAEGIAVKVAGRRTLPVVRDLVDTIVLVDESHLERAVNAYLTLQKTMAEGAGAAGLAAMFAEPDLFRSKKVGLVLSGGNIDPRILASIMMRELAREEKIVAIRLAIPDRPGTLGAITTLIGDAGGNILEVSHRRTVLEIPAKGASLDITLEARDGHHAEEIIAALRAKGYGVERKSAE
- the sseA gene encoding 3-mercaptopyruvate sulfurtransferase, with translation MPVHPDPHFVTADWLSRHLDDPSVAVVDGSWHMPATARNGWTEYLAGHIPRAVFFDVDAIADTTSPLPHMLPSPEAFATAMGALGISHGQTIVIYDSYGLRSAARVWWTFRAMGAEDVVILDGGLPAWIAEHLPLEEGKPSRIEQKTFSPSFKPALVRNFDEVKAALGSEIKILDARSTGRFLGQEAEPRAGLRSGHMPGAINIPFGDVIDGERMKSSSDLRALFASRGVDTSKPIITSCGSGVTAAVLALALDVIGARAVAVYDGSWTEWGGRSDAPVVTD
- a CDS encoding cysteine synthase A → MTDSILDTIGNTPLIRLRHASEATGCEILGKAEFMNPGQSVKDRAALYIIRDALATGRLQPGGTIVEGTAGNTGIGLALVGSALGLKTVIVIPETQSQEKKDYLRMVGAELVEVPAVPYRNPDNYVKLSGRLADQLAKTEPRGAIWANQFDNIANRQAHIDTTAREIFEQTNGRVDGFICAVGSGGTLAGVGIGLKERKPSVKIGLADPYGAALHSWYTTGELKAEGSSITEGIGQGRITANLEGAPVDFSCRISDEEALAILFDLVEHEGLFLGGSSGINVAGAIALAREIGPGHTIVTVLCDGGARYASKLYNPAFLRSKNLPVPNWLNAPRKFRPPFEAA
- the rimO gene encoding 30S ribosomal protein S12 methylthiotransferase RimO, with the protein product MTIDARSDTAPKISFVSLGCPKALVDSERIVTHLRSEGYEIARRHDGADVVIVNTCGFLDSAKAESLDAIGKAMSENGKVIVTGCMGAEPEQIREAFPGVLAITGPQAYESVMSAVHEAIPPAHDPFLDLVPPQGVKLTPRHYAYLKISEGCHNRCSFCIIPKLRGDLVSRPVVDVLREAEKLANAGVKELLVISQDTSAYGVDIKYQTGVWKDREIRARFYDLTSALSEFGIWVRLHYVYPYPHVDEVISLMAEGKVLPYLDIPFQHASPNVLRAMRRPAHQEKTAERIAKWRDICPDLAIRSTFIVGFPGETEEDFEMLLDWLTEVKLERVGCFKYEPVKGAAANDLGLPLVPPEEQERRWHRFMAHQQGISAKLLQRRVGKRIPVIIDEANGTVAKGRSKWDAPEIDGTVHLASHRPMRVGDIVTAKIERADAYDLWGTVS
- a CDS encoding alanyl-tRNA editing protein — translated: MTEALYLDNPYLELVEATVTAVGTDGGLYVDRSIFYPQGGGQPGDCGSIEWGTGLRTNIKNTVYSPDRSSIILIPRGDQDLPQLGQTIIQHIDWARRHALMRMHTAMHLLSVVLPYPVTGGQVGIEEGRLDFDLPEGETVERVSANDAINALIRADHAVTTEWISDDELVANPTLVKTMKVKPPTGAGRVRLVRIGADIDLQPCGGTHVKSTGEIGEVHIAKIENKGRINRRVRLRFGPSAESA
- a CDS encoding NADH-quinone oxidoreductase subunit A; amino-acid sequence: MDELLRDYLPVIIFLGVALAIGLALLVAPFILAFKNPDPEKLSAYECGFNAFDDARMKFDVRFYLVSILFVIFDLEVAFLFPWAVAFKQVGLFGFWSMMVFLGVLTIGFAYEWKKGALEWD
- a CDS encoding NADH-quinone oxidoreductase subunit C, whose product is MSEAPNDLTGELALAVGGALGVDALSVTVAYGEVTAVVVRERIVDVVTRLRDAPGLGFINIIDVCGVDHPERPERFDVVYHLLSPTRNARLRLKVTTDEDTPVPSISGVFPGAQWFEREAYDLFGILFTDHPELRRLLTDYGFDGHPLRKDFPMTGYVEVRYDDAQKRVVYEPVRLNQEFRNFDFLSPWEGTTYVLPGDEKVKTN
- a CDS encoding DUF502 domain-containing protein; amino-acid sequence: MTRLRNYFLTGLLVAGPAGITIYLTWSMVSWIDSWVKPYLPLAYNPDTYLPFRVPGYGLVVAVFLITLIGFLTANIVGASIFSFSEELVDRMPVVRNLYKGLKQIFSSVLADKGDAFKQAALVRFPHTGIWTIGFVAGTTRGEVAERLNGGEDMLTVYVPTTPNPTGGYLVFIRREDIILLDMTVEDAAKFVISFGLVTAESADAAEGLIRTLSKSNPRQSVTTGASERPPHSVQEPS